A single genomic interval of Euwallacea similis isolate ESF13 chromosome 2, ESF131.1, whole genome shotgun sequence harbors:
- the LOC136418690 gene encoding glycoprotein-N-acetylgalactosamine 3-beta-galactosyltransferase 1-like — protein sequence MRKLKSFSRNRIFRTIPNAEYFLAGLGIGSIIGILLITQIGSISLPRRFLIFNLEKNVQEFSDVGDHNESNHDSFINGSIAQQLYDEVKILCWILTGPKNHESKAKHVKATWGKRCNYLLFMSTKEDPSLPSVALPNLIENRDNLWGKTKAAFKYVYDNYYDKVDWFYKADDDTYTIVENMRYMLHYHTKTEPIYFGFRFKPIVKQGYMSGGAGYVLSKEALRRFIQESLPDPHKCKKDNTGAEDVEMGRCLEAVGITAGDSRDRQGRSSFLPLYIDSFLIPGSLKKDFWFWSYIYYPFKEGLECCSDNLISIHYVKPSNMYLLEYLIYHVKPFGLSYNPNFNTVVFGNPNNTVDFIKLEKSRPDSYRNTSIIQVKRKL from the exons ATGAGGAAGTTAAAATCTTTCTCG AGGAATAGAATTTTTAGGACAATTCCAAACGCAGAATACTTCCTGGCTGGCCTTGGAATTGGTAGCATAATTGGAATTTTGCTCATTACGCAAATTGGTAGCATTAGCCTGCCTcggagatttttaattttcaa TTTAGAGAAAAATGTCCAAGAGTTCTCGGATGTTGGAGACCACAACGAAAGCAATCACGACAGTTTCATTAATGGGTCGATAGCCCAACAGCTCTACGATGAAGTGAAGATACTCTGTTGGATTTTAACTGGCCCAAAGAATCATGAATCAAAGGCTAAACACGTAAAAGCCACTTGGGGTAAAAGATGCAACTATTTGCTCTTTATGAGCACCAAAGAAG ATCCTTCATTACCATCTGTGGCCTTACCTAATCTAATAGAAAATCGAGACAATCTATGGGGAAAAACCAAAGCAGCGTTCAAATATGTCTACGACAATTATTACGATAAGGTTGACTGGTTTTATAAGGCTGATGATGACAC ctATACTATTGTCGAAAATATGCGATACATGCTTCACTATCACACAAAAACGGAACCAATCTACTTTGGGTTCCGCTTCAAACCTATAGTTAAGCAAGGTTATATGAGTGGAGGCGCTGGATATGTGCTTAGCAAAGAAGCACTAAGAAGATTTATACAG GAATCGTTACCAGATCCACATAAGTGCAAAAAAGACAACACGGGAGCTGAAGATGTAGAAATGGGCCGATGTTTGGAGGCTGTTGGGATAACCGCTGGAGATTCTAGGGATAGACAAGGGCGCAGCTCCTTCCTTCCCTTATATATCGacagttttttaattccaGGGAGTCTCAAAAAGGACTTTTGGTTCTGGAGTTATATTTATTATCCTTTTAAAGAA GGTCTTGAATGCTGCTCAGATAATTTGATCTCAATACATTACGTAAAACCGAGCAACATGTATCTGTTAGAATATTTAATCTACCACGTGAAACCATTCGGGTTATCGTACAATCCTAATTTTAATACAGTGGTTTTCGGTAATCCCAATAACACCGTGGATTTTATCAAATTGGAAAAGTCTCGACCAGATTCATATAGAAACACCTCGATCATTCAAGTTAAGCGAAAGTtgtga